In Thermotomaculum hydrothermale, a single genomic region encodes these proteins:
- the sthA gene encoding Si-specific NAD(P)(+) transhydrogenase: MQKYHVCIIGSGPSGERCAIECGTNGFKTLVVDKRERKVGGVSLHVGTIPSKTLREVILDITGFGLSFYLQKKKPEPKELTLENLYKKVGAIINCEQDVLEARFRSKNIDVLYGEARFVDKNTVEIFNSERNTTYTIKADKFVVATGTEPRRPLDVPFDWEFVYDSDFIFSPKNKREKLPESMIVVGAGVIGMEYALMFSALGVNVSIVDRKNTIFPYIDNEINRYLLDIMMSMNINLYFNRNYKEIGVKEGKAYVVTTKEDKIEADCVLFAQGRVPSTKNLNLEKTGVKTDQRGYILTNEHYQTDNPNIFACGDVIGYPSLASTSYEQGRVAARALMGLPIHSHNPHLFPFAIYTIPEIASVGKTEDELIKENIPYEKGIGYYHDVSKAIIKGRRNGMLKILFNRETWEILGVHVIGDQAAEIVHIGQVALEMGAKIDYFLNTVFNYPTWAEIYRIAAFNGINKLTCDLPEN, translated from the coding sequence ATGCAAAAATACCATGTTTGTATAATTGGAAGCGGGCCATCGGGGGAAAGGTGCGCTATAGAATGCGGTACAAATGGCTTTAAAACACTTGTCGTTGACAAGAGGGAGAGGAAGGTTGGCGGGGTTTCCCTTCATGTTGGAACAATTCCAAGCAAGACTTTAAGAGAGGTTATACTTGATATTACAGGGTTTGGCCTTTCCTTTTACCTTCAAAAGAAAAAACCTGAACCTAAAGAATTAACATTAGAAAACCTTTACAAAAAGGTTGGGGCAATAATCAATTGCGAACAGGATGTTTTAGAGGCAAGGTTTAGAAGCAAGAATATAGATGTGCTTTACGGAGAAGCAAGATTTGTTGACAAAAATACTGTTGAGATTTTTAATTCAGAGAGAAATACAACATACACAATTAAGGCAGACAAATTTGTTGTTGCAACAGGCACAGAACCGAGAAGGCCTTTAGATGTCCCCTTTGACTGGGAATTTGTTTACGATTCTGACTTTATATTTTCCCCTAAAAACAAAAGAGAAAAGCTTCCTGAGTCAATGATTGTTGTTGGAGCAGGGGTTATTGGAATGGAGTACGCATTAATGTTTTCAGCATTGGGGGTTAATGTTTCCATAGTTGACAGGAAAAACACTATTTTCCCTTATATTGACAATGAAATTAACAGATACCTTTTAGACATTATGATGTCAATGAATATTAACCTTTACTTTAACAGGAATTACAAAGAGATTGGGGTTAAAGAGGGAAAGGCTTATGTTGTTACAACAAAGGAAGATAAAATTGAAGCAGACTGCGTACTTTTTGCGCAGGGGAGAGTTCCCTCAACCAAAAATTTAAACCTTGAAAAAACAGGGGTAAAGACAGACCAAAGGGGATATATTCTTACTAACGAACACTATCAAACAGATAATCCCAACATTTTTGCCTGCGGTGATGTAATAGGGTATCCATCTTTAGCCTCAACAAGTTACGAACAGGGAAGGGTTGCGGCAAGGGCTTTAATGGGATTGCCAATTCACTCGCACAATCCACACCTATTCCCATTTGCAATTTACACAATTCCTGAAATTGCAAGCGTGGGAAAAACAGAAGATGAATTAATAAAAGAAAACATACCTTATGAAAAGGGGATAGGTTACTATCACGATGTTTCAAAGGCAATAATAAAGGGCAGAAGAAACGGAATGCTAAAAATTCTTTTCAACAGGGAAACATGGGAAATTTTAGGGGTGCATGTAATAGGTGACCAAGCGGCAGAGATTGTTCACATCGGGCAGGTTGCACTTGAAATGGGGGCAAAGATAGATTATTTCTTAAACACAGTTTTCAACTACCCAACCTGGGCTGAGATTTACAGAATTGCAGCCTTTAACGGTATAAACAAGCTTACCTGCGATTTACCGGAGAATTAA
- the thiI gene encoding tRNA uracil 4-sulfurtransferase ThiI, giving the protein MNYVFIVRYGEIFIKGKNKRLFENRLIGNIKKALHRKEIPYKMKTMRGRIFVEGESLEILDILQNTPGIVSVSAGKKCNTDIEEIGKTALELFSLLDKKPESFKVETKRVDKSYPMTSIDISKRVAEFVLKNGIGIAVDVHNPKLKIGIELRKEGAYVFCITKKGIGGLPVGVSGKVVTMLSGGIDSPVASFLMQKRGCEIFPVYFHGFPFTSDMVKEKIIKLTEKLTRFQPEITLSIVNFTPVLKELKKKSPDKLIIILMRRFMVRVAEKLTEKYNCKAIVTGDNLGQVASQTLDNLQCITDASNNLILRPLLGFDKQEIISIARRIDTYNISIEPYEDCCSLFVPKFPEIYGKLNEVREAEQPFDIDDLVNKSIELTEVLKIGGKNG; this is encoded by the coding sequence ATGAACTATGTGTTTATTGTGAGATACGGTGAGATTTTTATTAAAGGGAAGAATAAGAGGCTGTTTGAAAACAGGCTTATTGGAAATATAAAAAAGGCTTTGCATAGAAAAGAAATCCCTTACAAAATGAAGACAATGAGGGGCAGAATATTTGTTGAGGGGGAGAGTCTTGAGATTTTAGATATTTTGCAAAATACTCCGGGAATTGTCTCTGTTTCAGCAGGAAAGAAATGTAATACTGATATTGAAGAGATTGGAAAAACAGCGCTTGAACTTTTTTCCCTTCTTGATAAAAAGCCTGAAAGTTTCAAGGTGGAGACAAAGAGGGTTGATAAATCCTATCCAATGACATCAATTGATATTAGCAAAAGGGTTGCTGAATTTGTCTTGAAAAACGGGATTGGGATAGCGGTTGATGTGCACAACCCGAAATTGAAAATAGGCATTGAGTTAAGGAAAGAGGGAGCCTATGTCTTTTGCATAACTAAAAAAGGTATAGGCGGCCTTCCTGTTGGTGTTTCTGGCAAGGTTGTTACAATGCTTTCGGGGGGGATTGATTCTCCTGTTGCCTCATTTTTAATGCAAAAGAGAGGGTGTGAGATTTTCCCTGTTTATTTTCACGGATTTCCCTTTACCTCTGATATGGTGAAGGAGAAGATTATTAAGTTAACTGAAAAACTAACTCGTTTTCAGCCAGAAATTACGCTTTCAATTGTAAACTTTACTCCTGTTTTAAAGGAGTTGAAGAAGAAGTCGCCGGATAAACTTATAATAATTTTAATGAGAAGGTTTATGGTAAGGGTTGCTGAGAAATTGACAGAAAAATACAATTGTAAAGCAATTGTTACAGGGGATAATTTAGGCCAGGTTGCAAGCCAGACCCTTGACAATTTGCAGTGCATAACAGATGCTTCAAACAACCTTATTTTAAGGCCTCTTTTAGGGTTTGATAAACAGGAGATAATTTCCATTGCAAGGAGAATTGATACTTACAACATCTCAATTGAGCCCTATGAGGATTGCTGCTCTCTCTTTGTTCCAAAATTCCCTGAGATTTACGGGAAATTAAATGAGGTAAGAGAGGCTGAACAGCCATTTGATATAGATGATTTGGTAAACAAATCAATTGAATTAACCGAGGTTTTGAAAATAGGAGGCAAGAATGGATAA
- a CDS encoding YbeD family protein, with protein sequence MDNKGNGKDKAFQQNYCILTGKKQSLDDLIDFPCDYTFKIMGKADILIIEEVVKEMEKIIEREINRSLISLKESSGGKYNSYTVRVFLKEADELKRIYEYLKTLKDQSTIAYYL encoded by the coding sequence ATGGATAATAAAGGAAACGGAAAGGATAAAGCCTTTCAACAAAATTACTGCATTTTAACAGGCAAGAAACAGAGCCTTGACGATTTAATAGACTTTCCCTGCGATTATACTTTTAAAATAATGGGCAAGGCTGATATTTTGATAATTGAAGAGGTTGTAAAAGAGATGGAGAAGATTATTGAAAGAGAGATAAACAGAAGCCTTATTTCTTTGAAGGAATCAAGCGGCGGAAAGTATAACTCATACACAGTAAGGGTTTTCTTGAAAGAGGCAGATGAGTTAAAGAGAATTTACGAGTATTTAAAAACCCTTAAAGACCAGAGCACAATAGCATATTATCTGTAA